Within the Sulfurospirillum barnesii SES-3 genome, the region TGCGATGCGGGCATTATGATTAGTGCATCGCATAACCCTTATTTTGACAATGGTATTAAATTTTTTGACAGCTTTGGCAATAAATTGGGCGAAAAAGAGGAAGCTGAGATTGAAAAAATCTATTTTGATGATGAATTGATTGAAAAAAATCAAAAAATGGAGTTTGATATTGGCCGTTCTAAAAGAGTGGATGATGTGATTGGTCGGTATATTGTTCAGATTAAAAACTCTTTTCCTAAAACACTGACACTCAAAGGTGTACGTATTGTATTGGATACGGCAAATGGAGCAGCCTACAAGGTAGCCCCAACTATTTTTAGCGAATTGGGTGCGGACGTCATTATTATTAACAATGAACCCAATGGTAGCAATATCAATTTAAATTGTGGGGCATTGCATCCTGAAGAGCTAGGTGAAGAGGTAAGACGTTTACGTGCTGATGTAGGATTTGCCTTTGATGGCGATGCTGATAGATTGGTGATAGTAGATGAAAATGGTAATCCCGTCCATGGAGATAAGTTGTTAGGCAAAATTGCAACGTTCTTGCAAAGCCAAAATAGGTTAGCTAACAAAGGTGTGTGTGTTACGGTTATGAGCAATCAAGCGTTAGAAGATTATTTGGCAAAAACAGGGATTAAAACCTACCGTTGTGATGTGGGCGATAAAAATGTTCTTGAGTGCCTATATAAGGAAAAAATCAATTTTGGTGGTGAGCAAAGTGGGCATATTATTCTCTCTGATTTTGCTAAAACAGGGGATGCGTTAGTTGCTGCACTCGCTGTGATGCACTGTATACTCACAGAAAAGAAACGTGTGAGTGAATTATTCAATCCTTTTGAACTTTACCCTCAGCTTCAAGAAAATATTAAAGTGAATAATAAAATTCCACTTACAGAGCTTAAAGGCTATGAAGCCTTGGTTGCAGAATTGGAAACAAAAAAAATTCGTGTACTGATTCGCTATTCTGGTACGGAAAATTTATTGCGTATTTTATTGGAGGGACAAAATGAATTGTTATTGGAAGAGGCTATGGAAAAAAGCGTGAAATTTTTCAAAAGTGCTTTAAATGAATAGAACAGGGCTTAAGATTTGTATATCGCTTTGTACTATTTTTGTGATTGACCAGTTTATTAAAACTATTTTCTTAGAGGGTTTTCGTTGGCAAGGTGATTTTTTCTCTTTGATTTTGACGTACAACAAAGGGGTTGCTTTTTCAATGTTCTCTTTTTTAGATGAGTATTTGAAGTACATTCAACTTCTTTTAATGGGGGGGCTAGGTATGTATCTTTTATTTCAAAAAGAGATAGTAGCCAAATTTGCACTTTCCATTGGACTTATTGCAGGTGCAGCACTTAGTAATATTTATGACCGTTTTATTCACGGGGGTGTTGTGGATTATTTCTTTTGGCATTATGGTTTTGAGTTTGCCGTGTTTAATTTTGCAGATGTTATGATTGATTTAGGGGTCGTAATGATTTTATGGCACTCATGGAAAGAGTCTAAAGTCGCTAAATAGCCATTGATTGACTATTTAGCGGTATAATCTTTTTTCATACAAATCGTGTAATACGTGAATAACACCCAGTGTTGTCTTTTCCAAAAGGGGATTAGGTTCTTTGGGTATCAGTTTGAAATTTTCGTATTTGAATGTTTGCATTTTCATGTTTGGACCAATAACTGCAATTTCATCTTCTTTTCGAAGCGCATAAACATCATTAAAATTCATCAAAGCTATTTGCGGTTTAATAGGGTTAAAAATAGTGTGCCCTAAAATAGGATAATTGAAATCCAAACCCACAAGATCAAGGGCTGTGGCTAAGACATCAGGTTGACTTGAAAGCCCATGGTAGTTAAGCGGTTTTATACCCTCTGCAACAATAATAGCAGGTATTTGAAATGTTTTTACAGGAACGATATCATCCCCATAAACACGAACATTATGGTCTGCAACCACTACAAAGACGGTATCTTTATAATACGCCTCTTTTTTTGCAAGTTCAAAAAATTTCCCAATCGCATAATCAGCATATTTAATGGCATTTCGCTCACTTTGTTTAGGTTCATTGGGCTCAAATTCTATTTTGCCCTCGGGGAGTTCAAAAGGGGCATGGTTAGATTGGCTAAACATAACAGAGACAAATTTTTCATTGTTTCGTGCGTATGTTTTAAATTTTTCATTTGCTTTTATCACCAAATCCTCATCACTGACGCCCCATGTGCTCCTAAATGAAGGATTTTTAAAATCTTTTTCCTCAATGACTTCATCAAATCCATTTCCCAAATACCAGCTTCGCATGTTATCAAAACGTGCTTCACCGCCATAAATAAAGCTTGATTTGTAACCATAGGGTTTTAACAACGTAGCGATTGTAAAGAAATCATTTTGAGATTTACTTCTTTTTAGGACACCCTCTCCAGGGATTGGTAAAAAGCCTGAACTTAATGCTGCTAATCCTCGAATACTTCGTGTCCCATTGGAATAAAGATTGGAAAATGCGATATTTTCTTCTCCGAGCTGATTCATGTTGGGGGTGAGATTTGGTTCACCTCCACTAAAACGCACAAATTGTGCGCCCATGCTTTCTTGAATAAAAATGACTAAATTTTTTGGGTTTTCACGCTTGAAATTACTTTTAATACTACGATAAAAAGGTCTTTTAGTATCATTGACGTTTATATCTAAAAGCTGTGATGTTAAGGCATAAGCGTCATCAAGATTTATTTTTCCATACTCTTTTATCATCTCATGACTATTCTTTTGATTGCTGTAATACGCATAACCTATAGAATAAAGTGAATTTTTTGTAATTTCATTAATGATTCTATTGGTGCTATAGAGGGCATCAGAAATATTAGCAGGGCGGTGTCCAAACGATGAACGAATCCCAATAAATAAGAGCAATAAAAGAGGTAATAAGAGTAATAATCGGTGTATATAGGGTGTTTTTAATGTATTCTCAATGGAGATAAAACGTGATTTCATAAACCATACGCCATAGATGACCATCATGACCAATGAGAAAAGTAACTCTTTCGCATAATCTTTCCATAAAAGGGAAATGATTTCTTTAGGAGAATCAAGGTATTGGACAAAAAGATAATTAGGTCTCACATCATATTGTGCAAAAAAGGGAAAGGTTGCATTTTCAATAAAGATGAGAATAATAAACCAGAACAAGAGATAGAACTTGATAAATTTTGTTATTTTTATAGCAACAGAATCAGGCAGAAGTGCTAAGAGGAGGGTTGGTACGACAAGAAGGAGAGACAGCACCATTGTATCCATACGCACACCATATATAAAAGTGAGTAAAGAGTGCCCCAATGATATATCGTGAAGCCTATCATTATAAGAGAGATAAAGCAAAAATCTTCCCATGCAAAGGAGAACTAGAAATAAAAAATAGGTTTTAAAAAGTTCTTTAATAAAATGCATACACGTCCTTATTCATTGTGCTAAAGTCGTGATTGTAAGTAATGAATATGAACAGAGGATGAATCAGCGGATAGGATTGACTCAAGAGGGTTTAAGGATTAATTCAGTATTATACCGCTCTATTTTAAGTGGCTTCTCCTTGCTAGAAAGGCTTTTAATAGGACTATAATGGAAATGGTCGCGTAGCTCAGTTGGTAGAGCACTACCTTGACATGGTAGTGGTCGGAGGTTCGAATCCTCTCGTGGCCACCATTTTTTGTTCTCCCGTTGGTGTGGGAGTTCATACAAGTAAAGGACTTATTATGATACATGATATTATCGCCTATAAAGATGGCGCCTCTCTCGTTGATACACAAACTGCATTAGCTTCCTCTAAGACCTACGAAGACAAAATCTTGTTTGAAAACTCAAAAGACGCTCTTGAAGTGATCCGTCACTCCTGTGCTCATTTAATGGCTCAAGCGATTAAAGCGCTCTACAAAGATGCTCAGTTTTTTGTTGGACCTGTGATTGAAGATGGTTTTTACTATGACTTCCGTGTCACTGAAAAAATTGGTGATGCTGATTTAAAAGAGATTGAAAAAAAGATGGCAGAACTTGCGAATGCAAAGCTTCCCATTGAAAAAATATATACAACAAAAGCAGAGGCTCTTAAGCATTTTGCGAATGATGACTTAAAACAAGAGGTCATGTTACGCATTCCTGATGGTGAAGTGTCTATTTATAAACAAGGTGATTTTGAAGATCTTTGCCGTGGTCCTCATGTGCCCAATACTAAATACCTTCGTTTCTTTAAATTAACAAAAGTTGCAGGTGCGTATTTGGGTGGCGATGAAAAACGTGAGATGCTTACACGTATTTATGGCATTGCGTTTGCAGATAAAGAGAGTCTAAAAGATTATGTCACCATGATTGAAGAGGCTAAAAAAAGAGATCATCGAAAAATTGGTAATGAACTGAAACTATTTACGTTTGATGAAGAAGTGGGTGCAGGACTTCCCATTTGGTTACCACAAGGTGGCAAGTTACGCTCTAAGCTAGAAAAATTATTATTTTCTGCACACCGCAAACGTGGGTATCAGCCTGTACGTGGCCCTGAACTTTTAAAATCAGATGCATGGAAAATAAGTGGTCACTATCAAAATTACGGCGAAAACATGTATTTTACCGTGATTGATGAAGCAGAATATGGCATCAAACCAATGAATTGTTTGGGACATATCAAAGTATTTCAAAGCGAAGTCCGAAGCTATCGTGATTTACCGCTCAAATTTTTCGAATACGGTGTCGTGCATCGTCATGAAAAGAGTGGCGTGTTGCATGGTCTTTTTAGGGTTCGAGAATTTACCCAAGATGATGCGCATATTTTTTGTACTCCAGAGCAAATCAAAGAAAATGTTATAGAAATTTTAAGTTTTGTCGATTCTATCATGAGTGCTTTTGGATTTAAATATGAGATGGAAATCTCGACACGACCTGAAAAATCAATTGGTGATGAAGCGTACTGGGTAGCTGCAACTGAGGGCTTAAAAAATGCATTGGATGAAAATGGCATTAAGTATGGCATTGATGAAGGTGGTGGAGCGTTTTATGGTCCGAAAATTGATATTAAAATTACGGATGCGTTAAAACGTAAATGGCAGTGCGGAACGATTCAAGTCGATTTTAATTTACCAGAACGTTTTGACATTTCTTATGTGGATGCCAATAACGAACATGCACGACCTGTGATGTTACACCGTGCCATTTTAGGTTCTTTTGAACGATTTATTGGTATTTTGATTGAGCATACTTCTGGCGAGTTTCCATTTTTTATTGCACCAACGCAGGTAGTGATTGTCCCTATTTCAGATGCACATCTTGCGTATGCAAAATCATTAGCAAATGCCTTAATGGCAGAAGAGATTGATGTTGAAGTTTCATCAAAAAATGAGAGTTTAAATAAACGTATTCGTAACGCTGAAACCATGAGAGTTCCTATGATTTTGGTTGTTGGGGATGCTGAAGTTCAGAATGAAACAGTAGCAGTACGTGACAGAAGAGAAAGAACACAGTATAATTTGGGTAAAGTTGAATTAATCAAAATCTTAAAGGAGAAGCTTAGTGAGGTACACTTTTGAGTAAAGACAAAGAAGTCCTACTGAACGAAGAGATCAGAGCAGTAGAAGTAAGGTGTATGGGAGATGATGGTACCCAATATGGTATTATCACCAGAAATGAGGCTCTTGCGAAAGCAGATGAGCTAGGTTTGGATTTGGTGCTCATTGCGCCTGATGCAAAACCTCCTGTATGTAAAATCATGAACTATGGAAAGTTCAAGTATCAGCAAGAAAAAAAGCTCAAAGAAGCACGAAAAAACCAGAAAATAATCGAAATTAAAGAGATTAAGCTTTCTGTCAAAATTGCTTCAAACGATGTCAATTATAAAATAAAACATGCACGTGAGTTTCTTTTAGAAGGAAAACATGTGCGTTTTAGAGTCTTTTTGCGTGGTCGAGAGATGGCAAATCCAGAAGCAGGAGAGCATGTATTGGAGAGTTTGTGGCCAATGCTTGAAGATATTGCGGAACGTGAGAAAACACCAAAACTTGAAGGTCGATACATTAATATGCTGGTCACTCCTAAAAAGTAAGCCTAGAAAATTTGCATTTTCTTCATTTTAATCCCCTCTAAGGAAAATTGAGCTATTATAGCCGTTTTCTAATGCTAGAGGGGATATTTTTCCATTTAGATTTTAGAATAATCACAAGGAGTAAGCATGCCGAAAATGAAAACGGTACGCGGTGCAGCCAAGCGTTTTAGATGCGCAAAGAATAAGATTAAAAGAGGCGCAGCCTTTAGAAGTCATATTCTTACTAAAAAACCAACGAAAAGAATGCGTGGTTTGAAAGTCGCTAAAACTGTTGATGCACGCGATGAGAAGTCCGTTAAATTAATGCTTTGTAAAGCATAAATTCAAAAGAGTTTTTGACAAGAGTCATTCACCCTACATGTAATGTTCCCCTCTTAATGAGGGTAAGTTCCCGAGACGGGACACCGACATTGATTTATTTGGTCAAGGAGACACCATGGCAAGAGTAAAAACAGGTATCGTCAGAAGAAGACGTCACAAGAAAATTTTAAAGATGGCAAGAGGCTTCTTTAGTGGAAGAAGAAAACACTTTAGAAAAGCGAAAGAGCAATTAGAAAGAAGTTTAGTTTACGCATTTCGTGATCGAAGACAAAAGAAAAGAGATTTTAGAAGACTTTGGATCACACGTATCAATGCAGCATGTAGACTGAACGACATTAGCTACTCACGCTTCATCAATGCCCTAAACAAAGCTAATATTGATTTAGACAGAAAAATTCTTGCAGATATGGCGATGAATGACCCTGAATCCTTTGCAACTGTTGTAAAACAAGCAAAAGCAGCGCTTTAAATAGAAAAACCTTAGGATAATAATCCTAAGGTTTTTATTCTACAGCCCCTCTTTTTTTAAATTTCCTAAAATTATTTATTTTTTTGTTACAATAAGCCTTATTTTTTTCAAGGCTCACACAATGAATATTTTATCGATTCA harbors:
- the glmM gene encoding phosphoglucosamine mutase — encoded protein: MKLFGTDGVRGKAGKKLSAFMAMRLAMAAGIYFRKNSITNKILVGKDTRRSGYMIENAIVSGLTAVGYDVRQIGPMPTPAIAFLTEDMRCDAGIMISASHNPYFDNGIKFFDSFGNKLGEKEEAEIEKIYFDDELIEKNQKMEFDIGRSKRVDDVIGRYIVQIKNSFPKTLTLKGVRIVLDTANGAAYKVAPTIFSELGADVIIINNEPNGSNINLNCGALHPEELGEEVRRLRADVGFAFDGDADRLVIVDENGNPVHGDKLLGKIATFLQSQNRLANKGVCVTVMSNQALEDYLAKTGIKTYRCDVGDKNVLECLYKEKINFGGEQSGHIILSDFAKTGDALVAALAVMHCILTEKKRVSELFNPFELYPQLQENIKVNNKIPLTELKGYEALVAELETKKIRVLIRYSGTENLLRILLEGQNELLLEEAMEKSVKFFKSALNE
- the lspA gene encoding signal peptidase II; the encoded protein is MNRTGLKICISLCTIFVIDQFIKTIFLEGFRWQGDFFSLILTYNKGVAFSMFSFLDEYLKYIQLLLMGGLGMYLLFQKEIVAKFALSIGLIAGAALSNIYDRFIHGGVVDYFFWHYGFEFAVFNFADVMIDLGVVMILWHSWKESKVAK
- a CDS encoding LTA synthase family protein, whose amino-acid sequence is MHFIKELFKTYFLFLVLLCMGRFLLYLSYNDRLHDISLGHSLLTFIYGVRMDTMVLSLLLVVPTLLLALLPDSVAIKITKFIKFYLLFWFIILIFIENATFPFFAQYDVRPNYLFVQYLDSPKEIISLLWKDYAKELLFSLVMMVIYGVWFMKSRFISIENTLKTPYIHRLLLLLPLLLLLFIGIRSSFGHRPANISDALYSTNRIINEITKNSLYSIGYAYYSNQKNSHEMIKEYGKINLDDAYALTSQLLDINVNDTKRPFYRSIKSNFKRENPKNLVIFIQESMGAQFVRFSGGEPNLTPNMNQLGEENIAFSNLYSNGTRSIRGLAALSSGFLPIPGEGVLKRSKSQNDFFTIATLLKPYGYKSSFIYGGEARFDNMRSWYLGNGFDEVIEEKDFKNPSFRSTWGVSDEDLVIKANEKFKTYARNNEKFVSVMFSQSNHAPFELPEGKIEFEPNEPKQSERNAIKYADYAIGKFFELAKKEAYYKDTVFVVVADHNVRVYGDDIVPVKTFQIPAIIVAEGIKPLNYHGLSSQPDVLATALDLVGLDFNYPILGHTIFNPIKPQIALMNFNDVYALRKEDEIAVIGPNMKMQTFKYENFKLIPKEPNPLLEKTTLGVIHVLHDLYEKRLYR
- the thrS gene encoding threonine--tRNA ligase — translated: MIHDIIAYKDGASLVDTQTALASSKTYEDKILFENSKDALEVIRHSCAHLMAQAIKALYKDAQFFVGPVIEDGFYYDFRVTEKIGDADLKEIEKKMAELANAKLPIEKIYTTKAEALKHFANDDLKQEVMLRIPDGEVSIYKQGDFEDLCRGPHVPNTKYLRFFKLTKVAGAYLGGDEKREMLTRIYGIAFADKESLKDYVTMIEEAKKRDHRKIGNELKLFTFDEEVGAGLPIWLPQGGKLRSKLEKLLFSAHRKRGYQPVRGPELLKSDAWKISGHYQNYGENMYFTVIDEAEYGIKPMNCLGHIKVFQSEVRSYRDLPLKFFEYGVVHRHEKSGVLHGLFRVREFTQDDAHIFCTPEQIKENVIEILSFVDSIMSAFGFKYEMEISTRPEKSIGDEAYWVAATEGLKNALDENGIKYGIDEGGGAFYGPKIDIKITDALKRKWQCGTIQVDFNLPERFDISYVDANNEHARPVMLHRAILGSFERFIGILIEHTSGEFPFFIAPTQVVIVPISDAHLAYAKSLANALMAEEIDVEVSSKNESLNKRIRNAETMRVPMILVVGDAEVQNETVAVRDRRERTQYNLGKVELIKILKEKLSEVHF
- the infC gene encoding translation initiation factor IF-3, which codes for MSKDKEVLLNEEIRAVEVRCMGDDGTQYGIITRNEALAKADELGLDLVLIAPDAKPPVCKIMNYGKFKYQQEKKLKEARKNQKIIEIKEIKLSVKIASNDVNYKIKHAREFLLEGKHVRFRVFLRGREMANPEAGEHVLESLWPMLEDIAEREKTPKLEGRYINMLVTPKK
- the rpmI gene encoding 50S ribosomal protein L35 is translated as MPKMKTVRGAAKRFRCAKNKIKRGAAFRSHILTKKPTKRMRGLKVAKTVDARDEKSVKLMLCKA
- the rplT gene encoding 50S ribosomal protein L20, whose product is MARVKTGIVRRRRHKKILKMARGFFSGRRKHFRKAKEQLERSLVYAFRDRRQKKRDFRRLWITRINAACRLNDISYSRFINALNKANIDLDRKILADMAMNDPESFATVVKQAKAAL